tctaatggCCAAAAAGATCAtgatgtttaaaagttggaataacgcagctcatgtataaaagttaagcttttatacgaccttTTGACAAACAGTTTGGAATAACGCAGCATTCTGACAAAAAACACCACATTTCAAGCGAACAAGGATGAATTTGGAAGTTTAAGTTGGAACAATTTGGAATAACGCAGCATTCTGACAAAAAACACCACATTTCAagtgaacagtttggaaaatggattaaaaaaatagaaatgaaaggtttttcagaaaaaacttttcgactttgaaagggcgggaaaaacccagttttttctacaagcttagaaatcgaatttttacttcaatttcgTGCCCTAAAGTTATAATCCTAACTACCCAACTAGTTCATCATCCCAACAAAGTGTTATTTTCCTTCCAAATTCAACACTAATATCtatatgcccatttaccccaaaacagtttcttTCAAGATCATTCAAGAACTCAGGATACGAAACAGATATAAAATAGATATTGCATGGCATTTCAACGACTGAAAAGGTTGATAAACTTACTTGGGTAAAGATTGAAGCAAGTTTCTGAGACACTAAGTCGATTGGCTGAATAGAAACTCTATGGATCGTCAAGGTCATCTGGGTTTCAAGTTTTCTACGCCTTgatcttcagtgttcttgaggagaaagtgaagagtaaaaagtgaaaaatgatcatgggggattatttatattgatcgtagcattgtaaaagaggtaataatgGGATTAATTTTTCGAAGCATTGGAAAACGCAACAGCCGTCAgacaacttttgggaaactgaaaagacatgattggttgcctttttcgagaaggcatgggcggctctgacagatttggtggggtacgcaAAGAGTCAgtctcttaagtttactttatgctggtcgcagtaaaataaacttgggggggcaaatgtttacctaaaaatggctcctaatgacgtggcaataatttATTACAtatggttggcacgtggcagcgtcaaaATGAAGGAATGTTGTTCGGCAATCGACCAGGTGCTCCTTGCATCATCAGATCTcgtgattagatgcgaccagtctggtcgcatgcttcggtttatttcctttaaagatatgcaatcttgtaataactacatttattattttctctttattgccttgatacgttgatattaaggataattaaggcccattggcccatgtaacccccttgagcctataaatatgaaggaGAAGGCTCAAGgtagggacttttgaaccttgaatctgaatactcatagaaagagcatagtgtgattatccaccgaaaagttgtaattcttctaaggctggtgaaactcaagaaccctagatctttgatcacggcattaggattcaacatcaataataacactaagtgaaCGTTGGTTATTACCACactgttggggccgaaccactataaatcatttgtgtcatctctttaccatttgattctaATCTTGATTTCTGTTTGTTtcattgtcgttattttgactccgtgtcgtttgACAAATCAAGGGTCAACGGACTTAAATAAAAAAGACCATCACATTTAAGACCTGTAACAAGGGAAAACTCCTCAATAAAAAATCTACAAACCCTACAATCCAACTTAAACCACATCTCCTCATCCTCCCTCTCATGAGACACCTCTCTCAACAAGACCAGTTGGGCAAGTTGGGTTTGGAAATGAATATCAGAAACTTCTAAGAAGTGCCCAAATGGCGTCTTCTTAAATAATGCTTTTTTACTTTTGGTGAACTTAGCTTTCAAGTCTTTAATGACATTTTTTTCTCATTGAAATTTTGTACCTTACTTCCAAACCTCTTAGAGGGATTGATCTTTAAATGAGCCTGCAGAAGAAACAAACAAACCAATTACACAACATGTAACTGCTTTCATAAAATAGAAACATGGAAAATAGATCTTTATTTACGTTTATAAAACCGGTTATATGTCTTTAACTTTTACATATTtgaaatatcaaaaaaaaaaatacattcactaaggtaaccagttacacacTCAAAACTGAACATTATGCAAAATAAAATACTTATCTACAAGTAACCAATTACACATGTGACCAGGTACAGAGAAACAAAATACTTTAAGAACAAAAAAACACaaccataaaaataaaacaaacacaatcaAAATTGAACATTATGCAAAATAAACTACTTATATACAAGTAACCAGTTGCACATGTAACCAGGTATAAAGAAACAAAACACTTTAAGAACAAAAAAACACaaccataaaaataaaacaaacacaatcaaaactgaACATTATGCAAAATAAACCACTTATCTACAAGTAACAAGTTGCACATGTAACCAGGTACAGAGAAACAAAACACTTTAAGAAACAAAAAACACaaccataaaaataaaacaaacacaatccCCCGAATGTGAACTCCAGATGCACAGGATTCCCTCGTTTGTTTAACAGTGGAAGGGGATTTACTCTTCATCCTTGCAACAGACTTCAAACGAGTAATGTTACTCAAAAATTCTCAGAACCAACAACACCACCAACTTCACTAGAGTGATCCATCATAAATCTTTGAAATTAAAATACACAAAGCACtgcataaaataaaaataaacaacacaaacgAAAAATGaataatagatatatatatatataaatatatagagcaCAAATTACAAATAACTACCCATAAACTTTCCCAAAACAACTGATCAAAAACTGTCAAAACCCCCACTAAAAAACTAACAATCAAATCGTGCACCAAAAACAAAAACCACCATTAACACTGATTCAAAAAAAACCACCCACGACTGAAAATAGATAATCCAAAGcaaaattatcaaaatatatacattaaaaaaactaaaacataaacccGTGTAACCAGGTACTCACCGAGTCGAAACAACACAATAGCTACAAATTCACAAACAGAAAACCTATAAAACCCTAAAAACAgaacaaaagagaagaaaaaaaaatcagaaaagcaAATGCTGAAGGATAGGAGTAAGACAAAATGAGGGTTATACAAAAGCGTGATAACGAAGAAACCTACAAAAAATAGAAGATATAGGTACTCGAGTACCTGGATGCAGAAGAAAGAACACGTCTGAAGACTGATTtgtgttaaaaaaatattttccaaaaaaactgaacaaaaataaaataaaataaaaaataatacataaaattTTTGAAATGTCctcacaaaaattcaaatttagcATAAATAATCTTATACAATTAAATATGGGAAATCAAATCATTTGTTTgataaatatgggaaaacaaaTCTCATAAAAAAgttaaacaacaaaaaataccATAAAAAATGCACACACCAAAAAAAGTCATATATATCAAAATTTATTTATTCTTCCCATATTTCATGTAAATTCCACTTTTATTATTGGGTTGGGAtatcttttctattatttatactaaattaattatttttttattaaataataattataatatgaataaatatatataagtcaaatttttttttagaaaaatgtaAGGGTGCCGTGGCCACCTCTAGCCCCCCTCCGTCGCTGAGAGAGATCGACTTCACTTTCATCTCTGTATATGAATCTCTACGGTAAGTAGTAATAGCCATATTAGCCATATTTTAATACATTCTATTCATATATAGTACTCCTTTGTGATAAccatataatatattattctatTACTTGGTTAAACCTAGCTTGGAAAGAATAATCAGATTCAATGGCCATGACAATTCTTAATGGCCGTTCTATTACTTATTCGCTAACGATGATCACTGCCAAGAGTTCTAAGTCACGACGCCGCAAGCGGAGTCATAGTCGTTCTAAAGTGAGTGAAGCCATGGTGGAGAATTGGCATAAGTCGGCGATGGCTAATGTTGGAAGAACGAAGCATCAAGTTGGCGATGGTTTTTACGCGGGATTCAGAGCTATGTCTTCATCCCCACCGCTAGCTGTATTTCTAGGGAAGAAGAATGAAGCAGCCACCACTCATTTTCCACTattattgttggaaaataattctACAACACACTATTTTAAACTAGTATATACAATAAATTCTACCTTCTCTAACCACCAATTTTTATcttattcaaacatgtatttatttttattatattttttaactatcatataaatttcaaataaataaataatatcataaaaataaataaaagattttaACATAatatatgacataaatgtattaaaaaaattagaacaaaatattgtctataattttaataaaaattgattcacttttttaaaaatatatatacgtttaatagaataaattatagttctatagtatatataaatatttatatcactaatctctatatatatgacatctaaatacaacattgacatagatatatatttacatggctacatgacatatgtatataaattacaataatatttaaaaagaaattaataatataaataaaataagaatagaaaaagtcataatgtagagtagtatacatgcatcaactattttaattagttaattaatttttgtttaattttatgtttgttctagtttttgaatttggcagtaacaaaagagattatatattatatgtttaatataatattaatattatacatggattttaaatttaagtttgttgctagttgatagtagattatattatattatattatatgtttaatatgatattattctaatacgtgaagtttaaatttaagtttaatttaaaaaattaagttataaaacgtatggttttattttttttaaataattatcattgtaaaatatttcaaaaatatcatattttaatttgtttaattatttatttatttaattttatttaagtttaagtcaataTCTCAAAAAcatcctattttaatttatttaattatttattaaattttatttaactttAAGTCACATTtccaatctaccgttaaatataataatattctattaaatataataatatttaaagttaacggaaaaaaaaaactgttaaaaccaagaatttccattatttacacaatttttatatagaagagatatatttatttgagaaattgtattatatattattataataataatattttaccacatttgaatttaaattatattaatataatgagTAAATGACGGCTAAAATACccaatgttttaaaaaaattgaacttttatacctaattttttttgtggtaaataataatatattcaatgtcttcaaaatgttgcactttcatacccaaacttttttttgcggtaaatatactcaatatttttaaaatgttgcacttttatacatattttttattattttgataaataataagaaaatggaggaaaaatttaggattttaataattttttaatttttaaattattttctctttcttattctttctcaaaataattgttttaaattaaacattaataaatattttattaaaattaataaaaataatttaaaataattaaaaacttatatattttcatcaaattaaaatataagttttttaaaaaaagtaaaggaaatatataagtttaattattttgattaattttactaatcttaattttttttattttgaaagtgaaataatttaaaattttaaaaataactaaaattctatattttttcttcactttcttattatttcttaaaatacttttaaaaaataggtataaaagtgtaatattttaaaaatattaggtatatttaccaccaaaaaaaattttgggcataaaaatttaacattttgaagacattgagtatatttaccacaaaaaaaagattgggtataaaagtgtaacattttgaaaatatggggttttttaaaagtatattccgttaaatatttagaatattctgttaaaaccaaaaaattatattatctacacactttttatatagaagagatatcatGGATGTGTACTAATAACATGAAGAGAAAGATCTCTtctgtacaaaaaaaaaaaggtaataaaataatatatctaCATGTGTTAAAATctacattattaaaaaaaattaattttaaaataactaagGATTAGATAGATTTTAATAAATGATGGGAAAAATGCAATATTTAATGTGGAGAAATTAATTATCAATCTATTTCAAATGAAGTACTACACTATTGTTAAAGAAATGGTCCCttagaaaaatgacatttttttaagaggaaattcacaaaaatacctaagcttttaaaaaaaatactaaaaatatggaatctgtaaaaaattacaaaaatacggagtGGCATAATCGCAAATACAGAGTATTTtttaaacaaagtttacaaatttgtaacaatagagtttttttgtaaccaaagtttacaaatttgtaattgaaattaataaatttgtaaccatatgtaacaattttgaaaacaacatttacagactaaatagaaaattgtaacaGACGATTACAGAACCGTAACAAATTGTTATccgtaattttgtaatttttgtaaaattccgTATTTTTCAAATTTGTTTGAAATTTACAGTGCTAGGtgtaatttttcatttttttttagttattttacaCTCTAGCATAGTTTTGATAGTCTTTTGCTTAATGACCTCCGACAGTCCAAACAACTGGTCGAAATTTTTCAGACAGCTGGACGAAAAATTCAGAAAACTGGTCGAAATTTTAGACAGAGaccattttacaaaaaaaaaaatatcaaaactgAGCCATAgtgcaaaataattttaaaaaatgtcaGTTTCACCAATTACTCGTAAAGAAACAACGGACAATAAGGATAATAGaataatattattatagtaaGCACTAATTTTAATCAACAATTTTGAAATGAAAACTTTTTCCTATGGTTGAGGATTGGAATAAAAATTCCTTTAAACAGTGGAATTGTAACTCTATAGGAATAATAATAATTCCCTTTCCTATGAGTCAAACTTGCTCGTTGCAGAACCAAACATGTAATAAGAGTTTATTGCTTCTACACATTTTGTGGAGATTTAATAgaatctttataattttttttattctatttgaaAACAGGTCaaaggagtttttttttttttttttttttttttggaagggATCAAATGAGGTGTTCATATCAAATTTTATTCAGTTCTTGTTTGCAATTCCTTATTTAttttatatcatttttattttggtAAATGCATATCTAATAACAAAGAAATTTTGTTAGCTGTGCTATTGTGAAATAGTTTGTTTATTCACTTATTGCTACTAGAAAATTTATGCAGATCACACAGAATCCTTGTTATATTTTTCAATTAGGTGTTCATATCCTCTAATTTACTCATTAATTCTACACATTCACAAAttaaatttattgtttttttttcatttgtaacATATTAAGTCCCCCCAGTCCCCATCATAAAAGGAGATGATACCCCAACATGAGGAACTTCCTAAGGATCAAGGCTGGTCTACCCCGAAAAACCCAGGTACAGTGAAGTCGAAGTCCCCTGTTATAGACCAGAATAGTAAGAATACTTTCAGTGTTCTTCAAGAACAGAAGAAATTTCTCAATGACCCTTCATTATTATTGAACTTGAATGGACAATTTCAATATAAtgagttggaatgttaggggCATAAATAAGAAGAATAAGCAGATAGCTGTTTTGGATGTCTGCCGGATAAATAAGATTGGTATTGGAGCTTTCCTAGAAACAAAAATAAAGGGCGATAAACTGAAGGATGCAATGGAAACTTGTTTTCAGGGTTGGAACTATCATAACAGCATAAGGGTGGAGGGCCGAATTCTTTTGATATGGAAGGAAAGTTGGGTCAAAGTGGAAGTTATCAAAGACCATTATCAATTTCTGCACTGTAGAGTAAGATTTTGTATCACTGGCCAGGAGTTTTGCTTTACTGTGGTTTATGGTTCAAATCAATTGGATACTAGGAAGCTGCTCTGGTCAGAATTGTCTACTATGCCTCTTCCAATTAAACCTTGGCTTATCATGGGAGATTTTAACGCTTCTTTTGACCCAAATGACAGAAAAGGTGGCAGGTGTATTTTGAAAAAAGTGCTTGAAGATGCTAGGAGTTGGCTTGATCTTGGTCTGGTGGAAGAAATGAATTTACTGGGTACCTTTTACACATGGTCTAATAATCAAGAAGGGGATAATCGAATATACTCTAAACTAGATAGAGTCTTTGTCAATGAGGACTGGCTGGACATTTTCCTGTCTGTTATAGCTGTTGCTCGTTGGGAAGTGTCTTCTGATCATTGTGCTGTTATTCTGAAGCAATCTGGTATTTCAATTGAGGGTTTTGCTCCTTTTCGATTCTATAATATGTGGACAAGCGACCCTCAATTCAGATCTACTGTCTTAACTAATTGGAACAAAGCTCTTAGACTAAAGGGTTGTGGGTTAGATCAAGTTTCTTGGAAACTTTTGCGACTGAAACATGAATTGAAGAAGTTTAATTGGAAGATTATTGAGGATGTGGCTAGGAACTTTGAAGACAGTAAAGCTAAGTTTCAAAAGGCTCGGTCTGATCTTTTCTCTGATCCGCAGAATCAGACTTTAGCTTCAGCAGAGAGAGTATCATTTCAGAGATTTAAACAGCAAGAGAAGATTTATGGCAGCTACCTTAGGCAAAAATGTAAGATAGAGTGGATCCAATTCGGCAATGAAAATTCCTCCTGCTTTCATGCCTATATAAAGCAACGGAAGAGAGCTAATAGGATTGCTTCTTATGTAACAGAAGATGGTAGAGTAGAGGACAGTTATCCTAAGGTAATTAGTCACTTTATTAACCATTTTAAATCAGTCATGGGTTGTCCTAATAAGGCTACAGGGAATGTTGATTATGCTATAACAGATTTGGGTCCTGTTTTGAGTATTGAAGACCAGCTGGCTCTCATCAAACCTTTCTCAAACAAAGATGTTAAAGTAGCTTTGTTTAGTATCAACTCTATAAAGAGTCCTGGACTAGATGGTTTTGGGGCTGGGTTTTTCAAAAGCTTATGGAAAGACATAAGGAAGGAGGTTTCTAAGGCTATCCTTGAATTTTTTGAATCTGGGAATATTCCTAAAGCAATGAATAGTACTATTCTAACCCTTATCCCTAAGATGGATCACCCGAATACAGCTGCTGATTTTAGGCCAATCGCCTGCTACACTTCTCTTTATAAATGCATTTCTAAAATGCTTTGTCATAGAGTGATTGGTATTCTTCCAAAGTTGGTTAACCAAAACCAATGGGCGTTTATAAAAGATAGAACTCTTGCTCATAATGTCTTAATTCTCCAAGATCTCTTAAAGGGTTACAAAAGGAAGTATAGCTCTCCTCGGTGCTTATTGAAGAATGACTTGAGCAAAGCCTATGACTCAATCGATTGGGACTTTCTTGAAAACTTGCTGAAAGCTTTAAAATTTCATGATCGCTTCATAAAATGGATCATGATTTGTATGAGAGGTGCCTCTTATTGCCTTATGTTGAATGGTCGCCTTCATGGTAACTTTCAAGGAGGCAAAGGTCTTCGCCAAGGCGATCCCATTTCTCCGTTACTGTTTGCTATAGTTATGGAGTACCTTACTCGATCCTTATTTCAAGCAGCTAAAGGAAAATGTTTCAAATTTCACCCACTATGTAAATCTTTAAATCTAATTAGTCTATGTTTTGCTGATGATCTACTTATTGTGTGTAAAGCCAATACTAGCTCCATTCAAATTATTCAACGTACAATAGAGGAGTTTTCAGGTGCTTCAGGTCTGCTTATCAATAAAAGCAAATCTAGAGCTTATTTTGGTGGGGTTTCGGACCAAGAAAAATCTGGTTTGCTGCATATCTTTCAGCTGAAAGAAGGTGAGTTTCCCCTGACTTATCTTGGTCTGCCTTTGAGACCAACGAAGTGGAAGGCAATGGATTGTGACTTAATTCTAAAGAAGATTAGACAGAGACTTTGTGTTTGGGCTAGTAGGAACCTTTCTTATGCAGGACGGGTCCAGTTGATCCAATCTGTTTTGTTGGGTATCAGGAACTACTAGATGAGCATCTTCCTCTTACCTCAGAGTGCCCTAAAGGAGATTGATCATCTTTGCAGATTATTTCTTTGGGGAGGTAAAGGAAATAGGAGTAAGTTTCATCTTACATCTTGGGAGCTAGTTTGCTGCCCAAAGAGTCATGGTGGGTTAGGTTTCAAGGAGGGGCCTCTTTGGAATAGATTGTTGTTATCTAAATTCATTTGGGCTATCTCTTCTAAACAGGATTTGCTCTGGGTTAAATGGGTTAACTGTATTTACTTGAAGGGGACTCAGATTTGGGATTACAAGTTGCATCCGGATGCCAGTTGGTATTGGAAAAAATTGATCAAGATTAGCAAAGATCTCTCTTTTTCTTTGCTGGTTTCTGCATCAGCTAATGGAAATCTGGTTTTGTCTAGACTGTATCAACTGTTTTTGTCTAGCAGCCCAAAGCCTATCATGAAATCAGTTTGGTGTTCTATTTCAGTGCCTAATCATAAGTTCATTCTTTGGCAAGCTGTTCTTCAAAAGTTGGCAACCAGGGATCTGTTAAGCAACTGTCATATTTCTCTTCCCTCCTTGTTGTGCCCGATCTGTGATCTATTGCCTGAAAATCACtctcatttattttttgagtGTGTTTTTTCTAGGAGAGTAGTGCAGTCTGTTTTTGATTGGTTGCAAGGACTTTGTTGGCCTTCTAACTTTTCAGATTGGTGCATTTGGCTGGAGGCAGACAGGAAGAACTTCAAAGACCGGATCACTCTAGTAGCACTAGCAGCTTCAGTTTATTACATATGGTATACTCGGAACAGATGCCATTTTGACAGTAGTTGTCTTATGGTTTCTTCTGTAACCAGTTTGATTAAATCCTCTGTCTCAGCTAGAATACTTGGCTTAAAGCTTAGATCTAAGTCTATGGCTTCTAGAGCAAATCAAATGACTCAATTTTTGCCTAATTTGTATTGATTGAGGGCTGTTTTGCTCTGGTTTTTTTTTTGGCTGTAATCTGTGTGTTGATCAATAAAATTCctttttcttgataaaaaaaaaacatattaagtCGTACAAAACAAAACTAGTAAACcaaataacttgtaaaataattTCAGTTTACTAGTATTAATGTATGGAGAATTTTCTATCTATAAAAATAGACCTAAAAATATAACCCAGCCAATCTTATCCATAGAACAGAACATATTAATGCAAACAAACCCTACGCTCTGCAATCTTTGCTGATGACTTTTATAGGAAATACAATTTACTGAAGAGCACAGTAAAAGCATATATGCAAGCGAATGTAGCACATTGAACCAAAAAAGGTCAGACACCAAATTAGCAATCTGATTATTCACTTGTCTGGAACATCAACTAAAGAATAGGTATAAAGGAAGCAGAGTACAAATTTGGATAATTTCTTTGTCACTTGGCGACAACTGAGATTTGAGATGGCCACTTTTCTGCAATATCTTTACCCTGGTTCCATTCCATGACAAAACTATATAAGAATACAGGTCTTTCAAAGTTCAGGCATGCCTCGCCCTGTTTTTGTATCATAAGTCTTCTCCATCACAACATCCATTGGAGTATCCTTTGGACCAGCTGAAAAACAAGTTAAAGAAATTGTCAACAGCAGGATATGAATTGGAGGTCTTTGAAACAAACTTGGAGTCACAATCTGGCAAAGTCAATTGGAATGATAAattactacaagatcacgtggAGCAATCTAGACATCTTTAATTCAGCTTTTGATTACAGGATACATTAGTTCGATACTTATTATATATGCGTATATATAGACAGCAAACACTTTGGCTAACTTGCTCTAAATCTAAGCTTATGTGCAGAGTGATAACCATATCAGCCCTGAGTCTATCATATTTTTAGTATGCAACATCTTAGCAATTGCAAAATTGAGGCAGTGAATCCATGCTCAAATGCCTCGTGACACGGAAAATATCAAGAGGAGAGTTATATTTTACTAtagggaaaaagaaaaagaagagcgTCAAAGATTTGAGTAAGTACCAACTGTAGGCCTTGGCGTAGTCCTTATCTTCAATATCTCAGGACGAGGAATAATGGATCCTGATGCACCCAGGCCTCTGGACACTCTTACTTTGGTTCCATCTTCAAGATACTTAATCCCAACTTTACAAGGCTTCCTGCAAAGAAACCACTAATCTCCACTTACAAACATGGAAGAGCGA
The genomic region above belongs to Humulus lupulus chromosome 1, drHumLupu1.1, whole genome shotgun sequence and contains:
- the LOC133799133 gene encoding uncharacterized protein LOC133799133, with amino-acid sequence MSIFLLPQSALKEIDHLCRLFLWGGKGNRSKFHLTSWELVCCPKSHGGLGFKEGPLWNRLLLSKFIWAISSKQDLLWVKWVNCIYLKGTQIWDYKLHPDASWYWKKLIKISKDLSFSLLVSASANGNLVLSRLYQLFLSSSPKPIMKSVWCSISVPNHKFILWQAVLQKLATRDLLSNCHISLPSLLCPICDLLPENHSHLFFECVFSRRVVQSVFDWLQGLCWPSNFSDWCIWLEADRKNFKDRITLVALAASVYYIWYTRNRCHFDSSCLMVSSVTSLIKSSVSARILGLKLRSKSMASRANQMTQFLPNLY